A window from Vigna angularis cultivar LongXiaoDou No.4 chromosome 7, ASM1680809v1, whole genome shotgun sequence encodes these proteins:
- the LOC108337496 gene encoding uncharacterized protein LOC108337496 isoform X2 yields the protein MNAQAMKRFVEENQKLAAECERLVEQCVKLERECALYDHDREALMEFGNEADERAQVAHARACELERDLCLLERQLNEYKQQNESVDSSSGTLDEEKLLDSLLATVTTADESSTFAFLNSNSENDQCKKLLTTWNCLKPSTQRVLGLVAEVKSLENDKENLRVNLHRAEDEVKLLFEENSVLHYENKRLAKRCMERSHSGSDSKHGHSHTHTHTGSASVKSNKRKSSRKTSSPMGRKIDFEDLVDSARTPLSPLGNKLPEFAA from the exons ATGAACGCGCAAGCGATGAAGAGGTTCGTTGAGGAGAATCAGAAGTTGGCGGCGGAGTGTGAGAGACTGGTGGAGCAGTGCGTGAAATTGGAACGGGAATGCGCCCTCTACGACCACGACAGGGAAGCGTTGATGGAGTTTGGGAACGAGGCTGATGAACGCGCGCAGGTGGCTCACGCTCGGGCTTGCGAATTGGAACGAGATTTGTGTCTGTTGGAGCGTCAATTGAACGAATACAAACAGCAAAACGAGTCG GTTGATTCTTCTTCCGGAACACTCGATGAAGAAAAATTGCTTGACTCCCTTTTGGCAACAGTTACTACTGCGGATGAGTCTTCTACATTTGCATTCTTGAAttcaaatagtgaaaatgatcAGTGTAAGAAGTTGCTGACAACCTGGAACTG TTTGAAGCCATCAACACAAAGAGTTTTGGGTCTTGTTGCTGAAGTCAAATCTCtagaaaatgataaagaaaatctAAGGGTTAATCTTCACAGAGCTGAAGATGAG GTCAAATTATTGTTTGAGGAAAATAGCGTGTTGCATTACGAGAATAAAAGATTGGCCAAGCGATGCATGGAAAGGAGCCATAGCGGTTCTGATAGTAAACATGGCCATAGCCATACCCATACCCATACCGGCAGCGCATCTGTGAAG TCAAACAAGAGAAAGTCTAGTCGCAAGACGAGTAGCCCAATGGGGAGAAAGATTGATTTTGAAGATTTAGTAGACTCAGCAAGAACACCCTTGTCACCTTTGGGAAATAAACTCCCAGAATTTGCAGCATGA
- the LOC108337496 gene encoding uncharacterized protein LOC108337496 isoform X1 → MDLPPHIDCYIKESINHIVGLPVSDQTLLTKLQASEELRRQLRQQRLFLLAKLKEKDDLIELARNEATMNAQAMKRFVEENQKLAAECERLVEQCVKLERECALYDHDREALMEFGNEADERAQVAHARACELERDLCLLERQLNEYKQQNESVDSSSGTLDEEKLLDSLLATVTTADESSTFAFLNSNSENDQCKKLLTTWNCLKPSTQRVLGLVAEVKSLENDKENLRVNLHRAEDEVKLLFEENSVLHYENKRLAKRCMERSHSGSDSKHGHSHTHTHTGSASVKSNKRKSSRKTSSPMGRKIDFEDLVDSARTPLSPLGNKLPEFAA, encoded by the exons ATGGATCTTCCTCCACACATCGATTGTTACATCAAGGAATCCATCAACCACATTGTGGGTCTTCCCGTATCGGATCAAACCCTCCTCACAAAGCTTCAAGCCTCCGAAGAGTTGCGGCGCCAACTCCGCCAGCAACGCCTCTTTCTCCTCGCCAAACTCAAGGAGAAAGACGATCTCATCGAACTCGCTAGA AATGAGGCGACCATGAACGCGCAAGCGATGAAGAGGTTCGTTGAGGAGAATCAGAAGTTGGCGGCGGAGTGTGAGAGACTGGTGGAGCAGTGCGTGAAATTGGAACGGGAATGCGCCCTCTACGACCACGACAGGGAAGCGTTGATGGAGTTTGGGAACGAGGCTGATGAACGCGCGCAGGTGGCTCACGCTCGGGCTTGCGAATTGGAACGAGATTTGTGTCTGTTGGAGCGTCAATTGAACGAATACAAACAGCAAAACGAGTCG GTTGATTCTTCTTCCGGAACACTCGATGAAGAAAAATTGCTTGACTCCCTTTTGGCAACAGTTACTACTGCGGATGAGTCTTCTACATTTGCATTCTTGAAttcaaatagtgaaaatgatcAGTGTAAGAAGTTGCTGACAACCTGGAACTG TTTGAAGCCATCAACACAAAGAGTTTTGGGTCTTGTTGCTGAAGTCAAATCTCtagaaaatgataaagaaaatctAAGGGTTAATCTTCACAGAGCTGAAGATGAG GTCAAATTATTGTTTGAGGAAAATAGCGTGTTGCATTACGAGAATAAAAGATTGGCCAAGCGATGCATGGAAAGGAGCCATAGCGGTTCTGATAGTAAACATGGCCATAGCCATACCCATACCCATACCGGCAGCGCATCTGTGAAG TCAAACAAGAGAAAGTCTAGTCGCAAGACGAGTAGCCCAATGGGGAGAAAGATTGATTTTGAAGATTTAGTAGACTCAGCAAGAACACCCTTGTCACCTTTGGGAAATAAACTCCCAGAATTTGCAGCATGA